A genome region from Natronosalvus rutilus includes the following:
- a CDS encoding LamG domain-containing protein, translated as MADTGSFRTEKQSPTDQIAEISGSDWNNASLDNLELKNGVLSIPAAIPQSSIYRWWGGNITVADGSNADPWPEELAGIDTSAMGGQTFREGYIGFDAVEFDGVDDYYTWSPDSQLPIGDETFSLMTLVYSSSWGSGSYDIVGWGNSSSNDGHGLMIRGGNVSHRTYGNTLLGSAAPTSEWFTFGVSYDGSTRNLYLNGSQDTSDSPSYSVSDNNHTIGRSPFDSSGYFDGCVAEIIVCNDAEDAQAFGNYHSNRLG; from the coding sequence ATGGCAGACACAGGTTCATTCAGAACGGAAAAGCAGAGCCCAACGGATCAAATTGCCGAAATTAGCGGCAGTGATTGGAACAACGCATCGCTCGATAACCTCGAGTTGAAAAACGGTGTGCTCTCCATTCCAGCCGCAATCCCTCAGAGCTCCATCTACCGATGGTGGGGAGGAAATATCACGGTAGCAGATGGATCGAATGCTGACCCGTGGCCTGAAGAATTAGCTGGCATTGACACATCGGCAATGGGCGGTCAGACGTTCCGAGAAGGCTACATTGGCTTCGACGCTGTTGAATTTGATGGGGTCGACGATTATTACACATGGTCTCCCGATTCTCAACTTCCGATTGGTGATGAGACCTTTTCCCTAATGACATTGGTCTATTCCTCTTCCTGGGGAAGTGGTTCTTATGACATTGTGGGTTGGGGGAACTCATCGTCAAATGATGGACATGGATTAATGATCCGGGGTGGGAATGTTTCCCACCGGACTTACGGGAATACCCTCTTAGGATCAGCGGCCCCAACCAGCGAATGGTTTACGTTTGGTGTATCTTACGATGGTTCCACTCGGAATCTCTATTTGAACGGTAGTCAAGATACATCAGACTCGCCTTCCTATTCAGTGTCAGACAATAACCATACCATTGGAAGGTCGCCATTTGATTCTTCAGGATATTTCGACGGTTGCGTCGCGGAAATAATTGTGTGTAATGACGCGGAGGATGCGCAGGCCTTCGGGAATTATCACAGCAATAGGCTGGGGTAA
- a CDS encoding twin-arginine translocation signal domain-containing protein, whose amino-acid sequence MKPNTTRRRFIQASGLAVATTGVSMPVSAQTTDSTQGILADGITYEPDYGAFASGLFSGRVWRPKDLEQTVDDARNEFRANSDRWVSYGNWLLEEADVSPYGNAEIGVTFKHDYFLKSEETTETTVVADYDDATDRFTDLDWLLESPEDPDFEVTLTNNTAENASDELSEFRRKFIDDDGDDHELPSNEYLNTIAGKYAFAIGVGEDASNVLELLLGWSP is encoded by the coding sequence ATGAAACCCAACACCACCAGACGACGGTTCATCCAGGCCTCGGGCCTTGCGGTCGCGACGACCGGGGTCTCGATGCCTGTGAGCGCACAGACAACCGACTCAACCCAGGGCATCCTCGCCGACGGCATCACCTACGAGCCCGATTACGGGGCGTTCGCCAGTGGCCTCTTCTCGGGGCGGGTATGGCGACCGAAAGACCTCGAGCAGACCGTCGACGACGCTCGAAACGAGTTCCGGGCCAACAGCGACCGCTGGGTGTCCTACGGGAACTGGTTGCTCGAGGAGGCCGACGTCTCGCCCTACGGCAACGCCGAGATCGGCGTCACCTTCAAACACGACTATTTCCTCAAATCCGAGGAAACCACTGAGACCACGGTCGTCGCCGACTACGACGACGCGACCGACCGCTTCACCGACCTCGACTGGCTACTCGAATCCCCGGAGGACCCGGATTTCGAGGTGACGCTGACCAACAACACCGCCGAGAACGCCTCGGACGAACTCTCGGAGTTTCGTCGGAAGTTCATCGACGATGACGGCGACGATCACGAGCTCCCCTCGAACGAATACCTCAACACGATCGCCGGGAAGTACGCATTCGCGATCGGGGTGGGTGAGGACGCGAGCAACGTCCTCGAACTGCTCCTGGGGTGGTCGCCATGA
- a CDS encoding ATP-binding protein — translation MTNDANLHKIPEKVTFGANKAVWANLAKEISTRGAICELVDNAIDAQERYGFRDQINIDIEYDETTNTLRILDDGGGIPPKDLEAIFSLGDSVQSEDHYDSIGWAGIGLKRASVALGHKLTVYTRFELADAGSELTIDIDEWLHDEEKREYSVSKITDLEAHEDLSESKGTTVIEIKDLKFAWGREMGADDVSDDVEKPLDEYLADTYDLYISDDLPESRDVQVNISINGDPLTAESDLSLSWSPFDGLYPRCYPKLLLRPSTGDYEGDVMMDVRVGLKTKADSDESGVTLYANGRKILSNRTDEEAGFGVRGGLNQFNPATGDKRLVIRADMWSTESAEDLPFNTSKTGINPDDEMAREAYRKIKNATRAYFDAKTGKVPIPILKPYPQNSPYADNKGEWKVYNYRGRQRIDSDHKPGRSPSTSRNWEYPETAEFKNHVAIHAKLGIAHPAAFHESKQPAYLGVHTPPTEDRTIAETERLDLWTPPDDWDPEEKRSEWLYTDEYDCVDESFKGQLERHFEENYKSDQKQRLTLVDTGPEDEFEFDDVDDLETKVEEVIEDISEEAEAHARHEIRLAESAMTAWKWPTYVAALKSTYGIDIDDLTVVESREEVDQYLPGSDSSDSQDDREQARETAEEGSSRETEGDVSSDDVVSGTESESEVTSESAAISTAADSVPAAEADEKLDLYFTAGQEAQLRERYDDYDDLSHDDLVERILRDVMFAGEAERFGRQR, via the coding sequence ATGACTAACGACGCCAACCTACATAAAATTCCGGAAAAGGTCACATTCGGGGCAAACAAGGCGGTATGGGCCAACTTAGCCAAAGAAATCTCTACTCGTGGGGCAATCTGTGAACTCGTTGACAACGCAATCGACGCACAAGAGCGCTACGGGTTCCGAGACCAGATCAACATCGATATCGAGTACGACGAAACCACCAACACTCTCCGAATCCTCGATGACGGTGGCGGGATACCACCCAAAGACCTGGAAGCGATTTTCAGCCTCGGTGATAGTGTCCAAAGTGAAGACCACTACGATTCCATCGGCTGGGCAGGCATCGGCCTCAAACGCGCATCAGTCGCGCTTGGACACAAACTTACGGTATATACACGCTTCGAGCTGGCTGACGCTGGATCCGAACTCACCATCGATATCGACGAGTGGCTTCACGATGAGGAGAAGCGTGAATACTCCGTATCCAAAATCACCGACCTCGAGGCCCACGAAGATCTCTCTGAATCCAAGGGCACTACCGTCATCGAGATCAAGGATCTGAAATTCGCCTGGGGGCGGGAAATGGGTGCCGATGATGTCTCCGATGATGTCGAAAAGCCGCTTGACGAATATCTCGCGGACACGTACGACCTATATATTTCCGACGACCTCCCTGAGTCCCGTGACGTTCAGGTAAACATCTCCATCAACGGTGATCCGCTTACCGCCGAAAGTGACCTTTCACTGAGCTGGTCCCCGTTCGACGGCCTCTATCCGCGGTGTTACCCGAAACTTCTTCTCCGGCCTTCGACCGGGGATTACGAAGGCGACGTAATGATGGACGTCCGGGTCGGGCTGAAAACAAAAGCCGATTCGGACGAGTCCGGCGTTACGTTGTATGCAAACGGTCGGAAAATACTCTCAAACCGTACTGACGAGGAAGCTGGATTTGGTGTCAGGGGCGGGCTGAACCAGTTTAACCCCGCCACGGGTGACAAACGACTCGTCATCCGTGCCGACATGTGGTCCACGGAAAGTGCAGAGGACCTCCCGTTCAACACGTCAAAGACCGGAATCAATCCGGACGACGAGATGGCAAGGGAAGCCTACCGGAAGATCAAGAACGCGACACGGGCATACTTCGACGCGAAAACTGGGAAAGTACCCATTCCCATCCTCAAGCCATATCCCCAGAACAGTCCCTACGCGGATAACAAAGGGGAATGGAAGGTTTACAACTATCGCGGTCGCCAGCGCATCGATAGTGATCACAAACCCGGGCGAAGCCCCTCGACCAGTCGGAATTGGGAGTATCCAGAAACAGCCGAGTTCAAAAACCACGTCGCGATCCACGCTAAGTTGGGAATTGCTCACCCCGCGGCGTTCCACGAAAGCAAACAACCCGCGTACCTCGGTGTCCATACGCCACCCACTGAGGACCGAACCATAGCGGAAACAGAGCGACTAGACCTCTGGACGCCCCCCGACGACTGGGATCCCGAAGAAAAACGTAGCGAGTGGCTCTATACCGATGAGTACGACTGTGTCGATGAATCGTTCAAAGGTCAACTCGAACGTCACTTCGAGGAGAACTATAAGAGCGACCAGAAACAGCGCCTCACACTGGTCGATACGGGTCCCGAAGACGAATTCGAATTCGACGACGTTGATGACCTCGAGACGAAAGTCGAAGAGGTGATCGAGGACATCTCGGAGGAGGCCGAGGCCCATGCCCGGCACGAGATTCGCCTTGCAGAGAGCGCTATGACGGCGTGGAAATGGCCAACCTATGTGGCTGCTCTCAAATCGACGTACGGGATTGATATTGACGACCTCACCGTCGTTGAATCCCGAGAAGAGGTTGACCAATACCTGCCCGGGTCGGACTCTTCGGACTCTCAGGACGATAGAGAGCAGGCTAGGGAAACCGCCGAGGAAGGGTCGTCTCGAGAGACGGAGGGCGACGTCTCGTCTGACGACGTGGTTTCTGGTACCGAGTCGGAGTCGGAGGTTACGAGTGAGTCGGCAGCAATAAGTACGGCAGCCGATTCTGTACCGGCCGCAGAGGCCGACGAGAAACTAGATCTCTACTTTACTGCAGGGCAGGAGGCCCAATTGCGAGAGCGGTACGATGATTACGATGACCTCTCCCATGACGACCTCGTCGAACGCATTTTGAGAGACGTCATGTTTGCAGGAGAGGCAGAAAGATTCGGGCGTCAGAGGTAG
- a CDS encoding transcription initiation factor IIB → MASDPRDDSATTDPGLAAPGNACPNCEPGILESGRSETYCDNCGYTVNTTNIDPGPEWRAFDDDSEDPSRVGAPSTPTLHDKGLSTTIGHSTDDQQLGGDQNGDRRQRKLNRISQTRNSRERTLRELLSENKRMCDALEYGKNVEETASVIIRKAVDEELHLGRSIEAVASAAVYAAARIDSRPCAWEDIVIISRLEDEGRIVRTYKALNRELALEVEPPSYRTHVNPVAEKLNTAINLAGDEEDDNIDEEPGKVTREDRLAAQQLVEKAQQTGAASGKDPRCLAAAAIYVVLEDEFTQREFTEYAAISRPTLQKHAAELRDLQD, encoded by the coding sequence ATGGCGAGTGATCCACGGGACGACTCTGCTACGACGGATCCTGGTCTAGCGGCCCCTGGCAACGCCTGTCCGAACTGTGAGCCTGGAATACTCGAAAGCGGGCGCAGTGAGACGTACTGCGACAACTGCGGGTACACGGTCAACACCACGAACATCGACCCCGGCCCAGAGTGGCGCGCATTTGACGACGACAGCGAGGACCCATCGAGGGTGGGGGCGCCGTCGACACCTACACTTCACGACAAAGGCCTTTCCACTACTATCGGTCACTCGACCGACGACCAGCAACTCGGTGGGGATCAAAATGGTGACCGCCGCCAGCGGAAGTTGAACCGCATCAGTCAGACGCGCAACAGCCGAGAACGTACCCTCAGGGAACTACTATCGGAAAATAAGCGCATGTGCGACGCCCTCGAGTACGGGAAAAACGTCGAGGAGACGGCTAGTGTCATCATCCGGAAGGCAGTTGATGAGGAACTCCATCTAGGCCGCTCGATAGAGGCAGTCGCATCAGCAGCTGTCTACGCGGCTGCACGTATCGATAGCCGTCCGTGCGCGTGGGAAGACATCGTCATCATCTCGCGCCTGGAGGACGAGGGTCGGATAGTACGCACATACAAGGCGTTGAACCGCGAACTTGCCCTCGAAGTCGAGCCCCCCAGCTACCGCACCCACGTTAACCCTGTCGCCGAGAAACTGAACACTGCGATCAACCTCGCTGGTGACGAGGAAGATGACAATATTGATGAGGAACCTGGGAAGGTAACGCGTGAGGATCGCCTGGCCGCACAACAACTTGTAGAGAAAGCACAACAGACAGGGGCCGCGTCCGGAAAAGATCCTCGCTGTCTCGCGGCAGCAGCGATCTACGTAGTTCTTGAAGACGAGTTCACCCAACGGGAGTTCACCGAGTACGCGGCTATCTCACGACCGACACTCCAGAAACACGCCGCTGAACTACGCGACCTACAGGATTGA
- a CDS encoding tyrosine-type recombinase/integrase has protein sequence METSNSGPAPQGKRLEDAKAEFLERQSGNYAKNLDRVLEKWISWCDDRGVDTLEGVSKRTMGNYAAHLDRRVEAGQSEDVDGGIAASTAWTYYNQVSAFLSWAVKYDYLAENPAEKQVAKDDMPPRPSSNSGDQQFWSVEQRRAIVNYVDERAREAIDEKGSDAIEEVRDRALVTVLAYSGVRGAEILADRNDVRRNGLRWHSVDLEDGTITVLGKNQQREETPLTSKAVAPLERLYQIVDPPADGWPVFPSRHPPSLYGAIDDAGHEKPEGNPWEYVLETGIEPPSLSTSGVRTLLKRFSEEADIPDLEDGDYLTLHGARRGVGETLFRERDAATAQRMLRHADPKTTSQMYSHIEASELGEDVSEVFDDE, from the coding sequence ATGGAAACCAGCAATTCAGGGCCTGCACCCCAGGGAAAACGGCTCGAAGACGCGAAGGCAGAGTTCCTCGAGCGCCAGTCGGGGAACTACGCGAAGAATCTCGACCGCGTGCTCGAGAAGTGGATCAGTTGGTGTGACGATCGTGGCGTCGACACGCTCGAGGGCGTGAGCAAACGCACGATGGGGAACTACGCCGCCCATCTCGATCGGCGCGTCGAAGCGGGCCAGTCGGAGGACGTCGACGGCGGAATCGCCGCCTCGACGGCGTGGACCTACTACAACCAGGTGTCGGCGTTCCTCTCCTGGGCAGTCAAATATGACTACCTCGCGGAGAACCCGGCGGAGAAACAGGTCGCGAAAGACGACATGCCGCCGCGTCCGTCCTCGAACAGCGGCGATCAACAGTTCTGGAGCGTCGAGCAGCGCCGGGCGATCGTGAACTACGTCGACGAACGAGCTCGGGAAGCGATCGACGAGAAAGGATCGGACGCTATCGAGGAAGTTCGTGACCGGGCGCTCGTCACCGTCCTCGCGTACTCGGGCGTACGCGGCGCCGAGATCCTCGCCGACCGGAACGACGTCCGGCGTAACGGCCTCCGATGGCACAGCGTCGACCTCGAGGACGGGACGATCACCGTCCTGGGGAAGAACCAGCAACGCGAAGAGACGCCACTCACGTCGAAGGCGGTCGCGCCTCTCGAGCGGCTGTACCAGATCGTCGACCCGCCGGCCGACGGGTGGCCGGTCTTCCCTTCTCGGCATCCTCCGTCGCTGTACGGGGCGATCGATGACGCCGGACACGAGAAACCGGAGGGCAATCCGTGGGAGTATGTCCTCGAGACCGGCATCGAACCGCCGTCGCTCTCGACATCGGGCGTACGCACACTGTTGAAACGGTTCTCCGAGGAGGCAGACATCCCCGACCTCGAGGACGGCGACTATCTCACGCTACACGGCGCTCGTCGAGGCGTCGGCGAAACGCTCTTTCGCGAGCGCGACGCCGCGACCGCTCAACGGATGCTCCGCCACGCCGATCCGAAGACGACCTCGCAGATGTATTCTCATATCGAAGCAAGTGAGCTGGGTGAAGACGTGAGCGAGGTGTTCGACGACGAATGA
- a CDS encoding DUF7563 family protein, with translation MSTVPTVYGADLTGNRCLNCETRVLEGTVRVFGSNGVDLFACPACTPLRDLQRGAGSNPDFTRQEDGQ, from the coding sequence GTGAGCACCGTCCCGACGGTCTACGGCGCCGATCTCACCGGGAACCGCTGTCTCAACTGCGAGACGCGCGTCCTCGAGGGGACCGTCCGCGTGTTCGGCTCCAACGGTGTCGACCTCTTCGCGTGTCCCGCCTGCACGCCACTCCGAGATCTACAGCGCGGCGCCGGTTCGAATCCAGACTTTACGCGCCAGGAGGACGGCCAATGA
- a CDS encoding DUF5658 family protein — protein sequence MIQTHTVDLLEIDLDRAMWGLVAIALVADIATTAHGLEAGLTESNPIASDVIDGYGMAGMVVMKLGTVCLALACRTVLEKQYRAIVPAALAAPWLVAVCLNVYLIGVVA from the coding sequence ATGATCCAGACGCACACCGTCGACCTCCTGGAAATCGACCTGGATCGAGCGATGTGGGGCCTCGTCGCTATCGCGCTGGTCGCTGACATCGCCACGACCGCCCACGGACTTGAGGCTGGCCTCACGGAATCGAACCCGATCGCGAGCGACGTGATCGACGGCTACGGGATGGCCGGGATGGTGGTGATGAAACTCGGAACGGTTTGTCTCGCCCTGGCGTGCCGGACGGTCCTCGAGAAACAGTACCGAGCAATCGTTCCGGCGGCACTGGCCGCGCCGTGGCTCGTCGCCGTCTGTCTCAACGTCTACCTCATCGGGGTGGTCGCGTGA
- a CDS encoding J domain-containing protein — protein MTIYDDHLEDVRDLVRERDRDGQACVSTTQVKRELGIDGRIGGRLLARLEDEGMLERWGGSSCGVYRIMLEKPLVTDGGEPIDWPDTFSRTAPEDRQSYPGGFQVTRSEAFQNVLDELARWPGVTDVQLESGAEHQKTNPNKPYARASFDHPGVVVYFTKDGESMAAACDRWDNPRDNAQDLYHYLHETRMQEQRGTVTAESEYRKLRLPSADSEPAAPSPYAVLGVGRDAGAEEIRGAYLEKMQTAHPDKGGSEEEFKRVRGAYETLLEEVSPDA, from the coding sequence ATGACCATCTACGACGACCATCTCGAGGACGTTCGCGATCTCGTCCGCGAACGCGATCGGGACGGGCAGGCGTGCGTGAGTACCACGCAGGTCAAACGCGAACTCGGTATCGACGGTCGGATCGGTGGGCGCCTGCTCGCCCGACTCGAAGACGAAGGGATGCTCGAGCGCTGGGGCGGCTCGTCGTGTGGCGTCTATCGGATCATGCTCGAGAAGCCGCTTGTCACTGACGGCGGCGAGCCGATCGACTGGCCCGACACCTTCTCGCGAACGGCCCCGGAGGACCGCCAGTCCTACCCCGGCGGCTTCCAGGTCACGCGCTCGGAGGCGTTCCAGAACGTCCTCGACGAGCTGGCACGCTGGCCGGGCGTGACGGACGTCCAACTCGAGAGCGGCGCCGAACACCAGAAAACCAATCCCAACAAACCCTACGCGCGAGCGTCCTTCGATCACCCTGGCGTCGTCGTCTACTTCACGAAAGACGGCGAGTCGATGGCGGCCGCGTGCGACCGCTGGGACAACCCTCGGGACAACGCCCAGGATCTGTACCACTACCTCCACGAGACGCGGATGCAGGAACAGCGCGGGACGGTCACCGCCGAGAGCGAGTACCGGAAACTCCGACTCCCGAGTGCTGACTCCGAACCCGCAGCGCCCTCGCCGTACGCGGTGCTCGGTGTCGGTCGCGACGCCGGTGCCGAAGAGATTCGAGGGGCGTACCTCGAGAAGATGCAGACCGCCCATCCCGACAAGGGCGGGTCAGAGGAAGAGTTCAAGCGCGTGAGAGGGGCGTACGAGACGCTTCTCGAGGAGGTATCTCCCGATGCCTAA
- a CDS encoding transcriptional regulator, which translates to MNPDEYCGRGDLPDRLAFVKPNRSKFWIHLSTCDEPQTAGELEGAVEWSTATIYRMIEDLEAIGLLERVVKLTDSGPRDAYETASPTERPVWERQAAEGVVR; encoded by the coding sequence ATGAACCCCGACGAGTACTGCGGACGCGGCGATCTCCCGGATCGACTCGCGTTCGTGAAACCGAACCGGTCGAAGTTCTGGATTCACCTCTCGACCTGCGACGAGCCCCAGACGGCAGGCGAACTCGAGGGCGCGGTCGAGTGGTCGACGGCCACGATCTACCGGATGATCGAGGACCTGGAAGCAATCGGTCTCCTCGAGCGCGTGGTGAAGCTCACCGACTCTGGCCCGCGTGACGCCTACGAGACGGCCAGTCCTACCGAGAGGCCGGTGTGGGAGCGCCAGGCGGCCGAAGGGGTGGTTCGATGA